Genomic window (Aquimarina sp. BL5):
TGCAGCATCCGTAATTACTCCTCCACTTAATTCTGGAGTATTATCACGGTTTCCTTTTAATGCATAAAGATCAACTCTTTCACCTTCTTTCTCAACCTTACTCCAAGCAAATTTTGTGTATCTTAAAGCTTGTGGCAATAAAGCTCTTATATCTTTTCTTTCTAAATATTCGTTAAATTTCTCAACATCTTTAAGTGCAACAGAAATTAACGCCCCAGGTACTGATGGAGGACCCGCTAAATCATTAATTGGATTTACTTGAGTTTCTATATCAGTAGAATCTTCAGAATCTGCTAATAATTTTTCTATCTCAGCATCCGCATCAGTTTTAGTAGTATCTGTCTGTACGGTATCTAATACTTTTTCCGAATCAGCGATTTCCGATTCGATAGTATCTTTTACTACCTCTTCTTTAACTTCTTTAGTATCTTTAGATTCTAACTCCTTTTTAAGCTTTTCATTCATCCTGTTAAGAAAAAGCCCAAGTTCCTGAGAACCTTCCACATCCCAAAATTCTAATTGAGCTGTACTCTGTAAAAGCTTCTTAACACGATCTACATCTTTTGCTCCTGGTAATTCTACCAAAATACGTCCAGACTCCCCTAAACGCTGAATGTTAGGTTGTGTAACCCCAAATTTGTCAATACGCTTACGTAAAACTTCGAATGCAGAAGTTACAGATTCGTCGATCTTTCTTTTTAGAACCGGCTTTACTACATCACTCGTCATATCAAAAGTGATATCATCACTTAAGTTCTTATTTGCGAAAATATCCGGTGATGCTAATTGAGCATCTGGGATTTTTTCGAACTCATTAAAAAAGTCTTCTACATACGTATTCTGACTGTTTTTCTGAGTTTGATCGGCAGCATCTAACGCCTGGATAAAAGCAGGATTTTTAGATTTGTTAGCCAATCCTTCTAATATATCTCTTACCGAAATCTGAAGAATTACGTTAATTCCTCCTTTAAGGTCAAGCCCTTTATTTAGTTCTTTTGATTTAGCATCGTTATAACTAAAATTTGCAAAAATTGGATCCTTACCAATAGAATCTAAATAAGTTTTTTCTGCTGTATCTCTTAATGCAGAAGCGTCTGCTTCTGGGTGTTTAGCTAAGGCATAAGCTTCAGCTTCTTTTTCTTTTGTGTATGTTAAGTACGTAAACGATAGTTGGTAAATACATACCAATCCAAATAAAATCGCAAACACTCTAACAAGTCCTTTATTTTGCATTATTCTTTATTTTTGTCAAATCTTTTAAATAAATGATTATTAAAATCACTCGAGACTCGACGGTTACTAGTTTATTAATATTCTGTAATTAAAAAGCTCTATCATCGTACAAATAGTAGCTTTATTTAAAAGTCAAAAAGTAGTATAAAGAGTTAATAACCACTCTTTATTTTTAACTTCTAAATCTTTTGAATTCAAGGGTTTTTGTGAAAATTCACATCCCTTTATTAGGAAATTGGTCCAGCTCTTACCTCTGGAATTCGATATGAAGTATTATCAATTCCAATGGCAATTGCACCATTTACTTTTAAGGCAAGCTCTACGAGCTCATCCTTGTTATTGTTACCATTTTCAGTAGCAAAACTATACCCATAAGAACCTGAAGCCCTATTATCCTGCTTTTGTTTTATTTCTAAAACATAAATCCCATTAAAGTCAGTATCCGTATCTCTACTTTTCTGAATTTTATAAACATCAAGATTATAATCGGCAGAGTTCTTATCTAAAGGTACTTTATTTTCTGATGTATTCTGATCATAAAAAACGTGATCTAGCGCTATGCGCTGCTCTTTTGAAAGTGTTTTTTTTATACTTTCTACATCCGCATCGCTATAATAAGCAATCTTAAGCTTACCATTATGCAGTTCTTCGGATATACGAGTGTTTTTAACTCCGATAGATTCCAATTGCTTCTTTACAATTGCTATCGCGTTTTGAGCTTCTAAAGAAGTAACCTCAATATCTGTAAACTCCAGAACGATTTCCTGGTTAGGCACAACAGTTTGTTGCTGCATTACTACGAGTAATGCAAACGCACTGATCAAAATCTTGAAGTACCATTCCTTCTTCATGCCGCAAATATAGAAAAATTAAAACTGCATTTCTAAAGTCTTCTAATAAATATAAATCATAATAGATTGTACACTAAGAAAGTTCTATTCTATTTTTTTCACTTCAACATTAATCATCTTCATTTTTGGGATAGAACCTGACATTAAGATATTCGCAAAATCTTGCGCCTCTTCTTTAGTAAAATCACCAGATATTTCAGAACGACCTTCGTGTATTGGACCAGATGACACACCAGGAGCACTATATACCTGATCATTCAAAACTATCGCAATATTAGATCTTTGTTGAAAAACTTTTCCTGTCAAATCCTCCCACTTATCCGCTCCTTCAGGATTCATTTGCATAGAAATTACAGGCATATTCAATGCATTATACCTCGGAAAAGCATCTACTATTACATCACCACTAAGCGCTGGGGCTCCTAATCTATCTTTTTTTAGTGCATACAAAGGAAAATTACCATTATCCTTATCCTTAATACCCCATAAAAACTTTATGAATCTCTTTTTTACTGGCAACGCAGACTCCGCCTCTTTAGAAGATATCAATCCATTTACCAAAACAGTATCTTTTTCTGCTACATAAAACAAAACAGCACCTCCTGAATAACCTCCTCCTTTAATCAAGTCATAAAATGGATTATCTTCGGATTCTTTATTGATTTTCGATATTTCATTAACTTGTCCAAAAAAAAGTGACAAATCCTTTGAGTTATATGTTTCGTAGAAATCTAATTTTCCCGGATTTAGAATATATTTTTTAAATCTATCTTCTAGAAAATTGGTAGCTATTGTAATTTTGATATGATTTTTATTAGGTAATACCTTTACCTCAGCGTTTTTAGTTATTTTTTGCAACCTTTTATTCAACTTTAAAAGGATTAAGTTGATTTGCTCATCAGAATCGATTTTTTCATGTAATTCTAAAGTCATTTCAATGACCTTATCTGGTTTTGGTCCAAAATCACAAGAACTTACTATCAATAAGAACAAAATTGTTCTAATAAAAACTGGGAACATATATACATTTTTATTTATTCTAAAAACAAAGAGCTGCTATTTAAGGTAGCAGCTCTTATATTATATTAACAACAAGGATTAATATTGCCTATAACTCTAATAATCCATTTGTTTTCTTAACTCCTTCTGCACTTTCAGCAAGTTTTGCTTTTTCTGCATCGCTAAGTTCTATTTCCACAATTTTTTCAATACCATTTCTACCTAATACAACAGGCGCTCCGATACATAAATCATTTAAACCGTATTCACCTTCTAACAAGGTAGAACAAGGAAATATCTTTTTCTGGTCACAAGCAATAGCCTGAACTAATCCAGAAACCGCAGCTCCTGGCGCGTACCAAGCAGAAGTTCCTAATAAACCTGTAAGCGTAGCCCCACCAACTTTAGTATCAGCGGCAACTTGTTCTAAACGATCACCAGAGATAAATTCCGAAACCGGCACACTATTTCTAGTTGCTAACCTAGTTAAAGGAACCATACCTTTATCACTATGACCTCCAATTACCATTCCATCTACATCAGAAATAGGAGCTCCTAATGCTTCAGCCAACCTGTACTTAAAACGAGCACTATCTAAAGCACCACCCATACCGATAATTCTATTTTTAGGAAGATCAGTAGTTTTATGAACAAGATATGTCATCGTATCCATTGGATTACTAACTACAATAATAATAGCATTTGGAGAATGCTCAATCAAACTAGAAGAAACCGATTTTACAATCCCTGCATTAATACCGATTAGTTCTTCTCTTGTCATTCCCGGCTTGCGAGGAATACCAGATGTAATCACAGCAATATCACTTCCTGCAGTTTTAGAATAATCATTGGTAGTTCCTGTAATTTTGGTATCAAACCCATTTAAAGAAGCCGTCTGCATCAAGTCCATTGCTTTCCCTTCTGCATATCCTTCTTTGATATCCAACAATACTACTTCTGAAGCAAAATCCTTAATGGCGATATACTCTGCACAACTTGCACCTACTGCACCAGCTCCTACTACTGTAACTTTCATTATCTCTATATATTTTTGATTACTATTAACTTGCTTATTGAATTTCTTCAATATCAGCGCGAAAATACAAATTCTTTAAGGATTTTGTTTGTGAATTCTTAGTTAAATTACCAACCAAAATTCAATCCAATAGAAAGGTTTTGATAGTTCTGAAGTGTATAATCTAAATTTGCTCTGAAGAATCCTAATTTTACATTAGCACCAATAGTTGCTTTGAGACCTGAAGTTTTATTATCTACAGAAATTGGATCTTCTAAAGTTTGCGAAGCCAAAGGTCCATTTTGCACTCTATACGTACCCAAAATATCTGCTGTACTGTTTCCTCCATAATACCCAAAACCTCCATAAAAATTAAACTTAGGAAGTTTCGTAGAAATAATACCACTAACTAACCAAGAATTGGATTTTAATCGTATCTCCTGATCTTCTCCATCTATCTCACTATCAGCGGTAAAATCATAAAACCCCCTTACACTTGTATACCCTATTAATCCAGAAACTCTAAACGGGAGTCTTTTCCAAGAAAAAATCCAATCCGTTAATTCATGTTGTACTGCTAAACCATATAAAAAAACTTCTGTATTCTCTCTTATTGCAATTTTTGGTAAAAATCTTGCCTTAACCTCCGTACTTCTAGACACCCCCATAGAGGCTTGAAGAAATCCAGTAGGCGCTATATTCACTTCTTTACCACCAATGCCATCAGGAAGCGTTATTTCTACTTGTGCTAATTGACCTTGATTTAAAACTACAACAATATCGCCTTGATTACCTCCAAAAGCATTTGCAACCGCCTGACTAGGTGGTCCTTCTCTGAACTCTATTCCATCGTATTCCGCAGTATTTAGAATAAATGATTGTTTTTCCTCTCTTACAAAAGACAGGTTTCCGATAAAACCAACTTCAAAACGCCATAATTTCTTCACCTTAGCAGTTTTATACCAACCATTAGACATACTATTCACCAATGCCTCTCCCGCTGGAGCAAAATAATCCGTACT
Coding sequences:
- the mdh gene encoding malate dehydrogenase, translating into MKVTVVGAGAVGASCAEYIAIKDFASEVVLLDIKEGYAEGKAMDLMQTASLNGFDTKITGTTNDYSKTAGSDIAVITSGIPRKPGMTREELIGINAGIVKSVSSSLIEHSPNAIIIVVSNPMDTMTYLVHKTTDLPKNRIIGMGGALDSARFKYRLAEALGAPISDVDGMVIGGHSDKGMVPLTRLATRNSVPVSEFISGDRLEQVAADTKVGGATLTGLLGTSAWYAPGAAVSGLVQAIACDQKKIFPCSTLLEGEYGLNDLCIGAPVVLGRNGIEKIVEIELSDAEKAKLAESAEGVKKTNGLLEL
- a CDS encoding DUF6588 family protein, whose amino-acid sequence is MKKTILLFMILVFHVSYSQTNVDQLLELGIENAQRFSTDYFAPAGEALVNSMSNGWYKTAKVKKLWRFEVGFIGNLSFVREEKQSFILNTAEYDGIEFREGPPSQAVANAFGGNQGDIVVVLNQGQLAQVEITLPDGIGGKEVNIAPTGFLQASMGVSRSTEVKARFLPKIAIRENTEVFLYGLAVQHELTDWIFSWKRLPFRVSGLIGYTSVRGFYDFTADSEIDGEDQEIRLKSNSWLVSGIISTKLPKFNFYGGFGYYGGNSTADILGTYRVQNGPLASQTLEDPISVDNKTSGLKATIGANVKLGFFRANLDYTLQNYQNLSIGLNFGW